One window from the genome of Jiangella alba encodes:
- a CDS encoding MmgE/PrpD family protein, which produces MTDELIALLERRVAEAAALRWDDLPAGLRAHAGLILADTVGVVAAGARSAEVRALAADPLLGLGPDGPARTLAPGRPRGDPATVAWVNGTAGTFLELDEGYRPTGHPAIHVLPAALATAETVHADGARLGAAFVAGYEVAALLFESFRLPPPMHPHGHFGALGAATAVAMLRGDDPVAVVRVAATQPLLTGWAACYEGATARNSWTGHAGRAGVQASMLHRAGFTGSLSSHLSVVAPYALDPGGLRDPVRPAALRIGRNYVKLHSACALTHGALDATVRAWSRLGADPDDVAEVVVDTVSANLRVDRQAAPNALSTRFSLPYAVAAAIRTGSTGPAAFDWRPDVAALAARVRVRADPELDVLWPDAAPARVRIGLASGAAAEARADNPHGHHSDPATRDELRAKFVRLGGAAATFDALTAFADAADCAALPL; this is translated from the coding sequence GTGACGGACGAGCTGATCGCGCTGCTGGAGCGCCGGGTGGCGGAGGCCGCGGCACTGCGCTGGGACGACCTGCCGGCCGGCCTGCGCGCGCACGCCGGCCTGATACTGGCCGACACCGTGGGCGTCGTCGCGGCGGGCGCGCGGTCCGCGGAGGTCCGTGCGCTCGCGGCCGACCCGCTGCTCGGCCTCGGCCCGGACGGTCCCGCGCGCACCCTCGCGCCCGGCCGCCCGCGCGGCGACCCCGCGACGGTGGCCTGGGTCAACGGCACCGCCGGCACCTTTCTGGAGCTGGACGAGGGGTACCGGCCGACCGGGCACCCGGCGATCCACGTCCTGCCGGCGGCGCTGGCCACGGCCGAGACGGTGCACGCCGACGGCGCCCGGCTCGGCGCCGCGTTCGTCGCCGGGTACGAGGTGGCCGCGCTGCTGTTCGAGTCGTTCCGGCTCCCGCCGCCGATGCACCCGCACGGGCACTTCGGCGCGCTGGGCGCCGCCACCGCCGTCGCGATGCTGCGCGGCGACGACCCGGTCGCCGTGGTGCGCGTGGCGGCGACGCAGCCGCTGCTCACCGGCTGGGCGGCCTGCTACGAGGGCGCCACGGCGCGCAACAGCTGGACCGGCCACGCCGGGCGCGCCGGTGTCCAGGCGTCGATGCTGCACCGGGCCGGATTCACCGGGTCGCTGAGCTCGCACCTCTCCGTCGTCGCGCCGTACGCCCTCGACCCCGGCGGCCTGCGCGATCCGGTGCGCCCGGCGGCGCTGCGGATCGGGCGCAACTACGTCAAGCTGCACTCCGCCTGCGCGCTGACCCACGGCGCGCTGGACGCCACCGTCCGGGCGTGGTCGCGGCTGGGCGCCGACCCGGACGACGTGGCCGAGGTCGTCGTCGACACCGTCAGCGCCAACCTGCGGGTCGACCGTCAGGCCGCGCCCAACGCGCTGTCCACCCGCTTCTCGCTGCCGTACGCCGTCGCGGCGGCGATCCGCACCGGCTCGACCGGACCCGCCGCCTTCGACTGGCGCCCGGACGTCGCCGCACTGGCCGCCCGCGTCCGTGTCCGGGCCGACCCGGAGCTGGACGTGCTCTGGCCGGACGCCGCGCCGGCCCGGGTCCGCATCGGCCTCGCCTCCGGCGCCGCCGCCGAGGCCCGGGCCGACAACCCGCACGGCCACCACAGCGACCCCGCCACCCGCGACGAGCTCCGCGCCAAGTTCGTCCGCCTCGGCGGCGCGGCCGCCACGTTCGACGCGCTCACCGCCTTCGCCGACGCCGCCGACTGCGCCGCCCTGCCCCTCTAG
- a CDS encoding endonuclease domain-containing protein, with the protein MPSTAAFSHETAALLCDLPVPEFDGDLDVMVPPGVVVPRLAGTDGHVGLDPATVIEVRGLPVVAPERTFVHLAATWRRDDLVVLGDAILRRLIRPGVDSPMETRVRLLIVDAGLPCPEIGANVIDDTGAWLARPDLSYPSLRIAIEYDGDHHRTDQRQWRRDRFRDERLRDLGWIVIPLTADDVLRYPRRTVERIRRYVHLRSALPVDHGEGRLSRQSGADLLHDQLGAGVPCVQRG; encoded by the coding sequence GTGCCCTCGACGGCAGCGTTCTCGCACGAGACGGCGGCTCTGCTGTGCGACCTCCCGGTGCCGGAGTTCGACGGAGACCTCGACGTCATGGTGCCGCCCGGCGTCGTCGTGCCCCGGCTGGCCGGGACGGACGGCCACGTCGGGCTGGACCCGGCGACCGTCATCGAGGTGCGCGGCCTGCCGGTCGTCGCGCCAGAGCGCACGTTCGTCCATCTGGCCGCCACCTGGCGGCGCGACGATCTGGTCGTGCTCGGCGACGCGATCCTGCGCCGGCTGATCCGGCCGGGCGTCGACTCACCCATGGAGACGCGCGTCCGGCTCCTCATCGTCGACGCAGGACTGCCGTGTCCCGAGATCGGGGCGAACGTCATCGACGACACCGGCGCATGGCTCGCCCGGCCCGACCTGTCGTACCCGTCGCTGCGCATCGCGATCGAGTACGACGGCGACCACCACCGCACCGACCAGCGGCAGTGGCGACGCGACCGGTTCCGCGACGAGCGGCTACGCGACCTCGGCTGGATCGTCATCCCGCTCACCGCCGATGACGTCCTCCGATACCCGCGACGCACCGTCGAGCGCATCCGCCGCTACGTCCACCTCCGCTCGGCCCTGCCCGTTGATCACGGAGAAGGTCGGCTCTCGCGGCAGTCGGGAGCCGACCTTCTCCATGATCAACTCGGCGCCGGGGTGCCGTGCGTTCAAAGGGGCTAG
- a CDS encoding YybH family protein, which produces MATQASDEEQILRLHRDWYFSNFQINIPLMRTVFATGDESFLMFNLNDHPYFGVDDLANLWSFYARTDEWGLCEDYVMRVDVSGDLAYVVSEGSFPAWRVRDDEGGELPERIDRPAYYRSTEVYKRDDGAGNLEWRMWHFHCSTRPPDDEAPAAKTRDDAADRRGLGNTPYSHGVRTDYAELTAVR; this is translated from the coding sequence ATGGCCACCCAGGCATCGGACGAGGAGCAGATCCTCCGCCTGCACCGCGACTGGTACTTCTCGAACTTCCAGATCAACATCCCGCTCATGCGCACGGTCTTCGCGACCGGCGACGAGAGCTTCCTGATGTTCAACCTGAACGACCACCCGTACTTCGGCGTGGACGACCTGGCGAACCTGTGGTCGTTCTACGCGCGCACCGACGAGTGGGGGCTGTGCGAGGACTACGTCATGCGCGTCGACGTGAGCGGCGACCTCGCCTACGTCGTCTCCGAGGGCAGCTTCCCGGCCTGGCGGGTCCGCGACGACGAGGGCGGCGAGCTGCCCGAGCGGATCGACCGGCCGGCGTACTACCGCTCGACCGAGGTCTACAAGCGCGACGACGGCGCCGGGAACCTGGAGTGGCGCATGTGGCACTTCCACTGCTCGACCCGGCCGCCGGACGACGAGGCGCCGGCGGCGAAGACCCGCGACGACGCCGCCGACCGGCGCGGGCTGGGCAACACCCCGTATTCGCACGGCGTCCGGACCGACTACGCCGAGCTCACGGCCGTGCGATGA
- a CDS encoding DUF1028 domain-containing protein yields the protein MTFSLLARDDATGLLGLATATHAYGVGPVADHTRPGVGVVATQSFVEVSYGPLGLDLIERGTPAAEALDKLVADDPDSDIRQVAYLDTTGGVAHHTGARCVPSCGAVVDGSVVAVGNMLDNDGVLPAVVEAFRGADGDLADRLLAGLAAGDEAGGDVRGRMSAALRVVTGERPADPWQGTVVDLRVDLDTDPVGRLAESLRIHRAYGVFFESVFKPGLVTGAEPVLGDELEQAMAGLAATQRELGDDLEPTLWRGVLLVRAGRVDEGAALIARAVDARPRFARFVDGMARTGMLPAGSAEILRRAGR from the coding sequence ATGACGTTCTCGCTGCTCGCCAGGGACGACGCGACCGGCCTGCTCGGCCTCGCGACCGCCACCCACGCGTACGGCGTCGGGCCGGTGGCCGACCACACCCGGCCCGGCGTCGGCGTCGTCGCCACGCAGTCGTTCGTCGAGGTGTCGTACGGGCCGCTCGGCCTCGACCTCATCGAGCGGGGGACGCCCGCCGCGGAGGCGCTGGACAAGCTGGTCGCCGACGACCCCGACAGCGACATCCGCCAGGTGGCGTACCTCGACACGACCGGCGGCGTCGCGCACCACACCGGCGCCCGGTGCGTGCCGTCGTGCGGCGCCGTGGTGGACGGGTCGGTGGTCGCCGTCGGCAACATGCTCGACAACGACGGCGTGCTGCCCGCGGTGGTCGAGGCGTTCCGGGGCGCGGACGGCGACCTCGCCGACCGCCTGCTCGCGGGCCTGGCCGCCGGCGACGAGGCCGGCGGCGACGTGCGCGGGCGGATGTCGGCCGCGCTGCGGGTGGTGACGGGGGAGCGGCCGGCCGACCCGTGGCAGGGCACCGTCGTGGACCTGCGGGTCGACCTCGACACCGACCCGGTCGGGCGCCTGGCCGAGAGCCTGCGCATCCACCGCGCGTACGGCGTCTTCTTCGAGTCGGTCTTCAAGCCGGGGCTGGTCACCGGCGCCGAACCGGTGCTGGGTGACGAGCTCGAGCAGGCGATGGCCGGACTCGCCGCGACGCAGCGCGAGCTCGGCGACGACCTCGAGCCCACCCTGTGGCGGGGCGTGCTGCTGGTGCGGGCCGGACGCGTCGACGAGGGCGCCGCGCTGATCGCGCGCGCCGTCGACGCCCGGCCGCGGTTCGCCCGCTTCGTCGACGGGATGGCACGGACCGGCATGCTGCCGGCCGGCTCCGCGGAGATCCTGCGGAGGGCCGGCCGATGA
- a CDS encoding LLM class flavin-dependent oxidoreductase produces MRERVGFALGSTFHPAELVPVARAVEQNGFASIWSSEDYFATGGVAGAATILAVTDEVRVGTGVLSVYARHPGLLAMEAGTLASIHPGRFVLGVGVGGSGWLDQQGIEHRRPLGAVRGTIEAVRALWAGETLTGDHGGFAFEGIHLEYPPPQPPPIHLGATGPKMTALAGEISDGLVLSVFSSPAFVRVERDLLAAAGGADTPITTFAFLSLAETTAEARARIRPLLGAYLADGESTAMTDAIGITEELRALARTGGPEGLAADMPDEWIDQLCVCGDADTCAGRIQTLLAAGSDEVALAPIHAESLLGDIKKLSAAIGAG; encoded by the coding sequence ATGAGAGAGCGAGTCGGATTCGCCCTGGGCAGCACCTTCCACCCGGCCGAGCTGGTGCCCGTCGCCCGGGCCGTGGAGCAGAACGGCTTCGCCAGCATCTGGTCGTCGGAGGACTACTTCGCCACCGGCGGCGTCGCCGGCGCCGCGACCATCCTCGCGGTGACCGACGAGGTGCGGGTCGGCACCGGTGTGCTCTCCGTCTACGCGCGGCACCCGGGCCTGCTGGCCATGGAGGCCGGCACGCTCGCGTCGATCCACCCCGGCCGGTTCGTCCTCGGCGTCGGCGTCGGCGGCAGTGGATGGCTGGACCAGCAGGGCATCGAGCACCGGCGGCCGCTGGGCGCCGTGCGCGGCACCATCGAGGCGGTACGGGCGCTGTGGGCCGGCGAGACCCTCACCGGCGACCACGGCGGGTTCGCGTTCGAGGGCATCCACCTCGAGTACCCGCCGCCGCAGCCGCCGCCGATCCACCTGGGCGCGACCGGCCCGAAGATGACCGCACTGGCCGGGGAGATCTCCGACGGGCTGGTGCTCTCCGTCTTCAGCAGTCCCGCCTTCGTCCGCGTCGAGCGCGACCTGCTGGCCGCGGCCGGCGGCGCGGACACCCCGATCACGACGTTCGCCTTCCTGTCGCTGGCCGAGACCACCGCCGAGGCCCGCGCGCGCATCCGGCCGCTGCTGGGCGCCTACCTGGCCGACGGCGAGAGCACGGCGATGACGGACGCGATCGGCATCACCGAAGAGCTACGCGCGCTCGCGCGGACCGGCGGTCCCGAGGGACTCGCCGCCGACATGCCGGACGAATGGATCGACCAGCTGTGCGTCTGCGGTGACGCGGACACCTGCGCCGGTCGCATCCAGACGCTGCTCGCCGCCGGCTCGGACGAGGTCGCCCTCGCCCCCATCCACGCCGAATCCCTGCTCGGGGACATCAAGAAGCTCAGCGCGGCCATCGGCGCCGGCTGA